A genomic stretch from Myxocyprinus asiaticus isolate MX2 ecotype Aquarium Trade chromosome 24, UBuf_Myxa_2, whole genome shotgun sequence includes:
- the LOC127415223 gene encoding taste receptor type 1 member 1-like yields MLLRSNYTFLLCFTSCFFKVSCSSSEFSLGGDYLLGGLFALHEVDHAMLMSTPGAIECSRHIISVFGYHMFQVMRFSVEEINNSTTLLPNVSLGYEIFDHCTAMKNFPAVFSFISQNGSIKPKKMLKDHQPKVIALTGPFGSTRTMTIAPLFTMDLIPMVNYGASSYALSNKLQYPSFIRTIPSNKDLIQMIIHIIKWFGWNWVAFLGGQDDYSEDGLRQFNKFISNTGICLAYQEILSLGANYSRPLKKIDMLKINVIVVYSVQQYAKNIIKAAIASNIRDKVWIASQAWSMDQQLPREPGIEKIGTVIGLTEKLLALPGFNDFIYKAKGTTKVHNTDSDEVQSDACNQACESCSLLAEEEIINENPTFSFGIYAAIYTIAHALHKVLKCNMNGCHKNTTVRPYMLLGEMKKVDFPLNGRQVKYDDNGDPTVNYSVVLWHTKTNPPRFEMVGTYDTYPEITFTMSSSLMPWHNNGSVPLSNCSVECKEGFSKVPEGLHECCFQCEKCPRNSYVNHSRDPYTCFPCAESEWSDEGSTTCKMRFVVYLEYTEISSIMFMLSAICLMTLLVAIFCLFAYNHNTPVVKSAGGSMCFLMLACLIMSNKSLFFFFGKPTSSHCILRNFIFAFFFTVCLSCLTVRAFQIVYVFKMAAKFPNLYSLWVKHNGQWLFILFSSVIVLIACLIWATVTPAKPIRDTFSFKDQIMLVCDKGNTLTILMFVSWFLGVLCLVFSYMARDLPKNYNEAKSITFSLVLFYMSWIAYFTAFSTLKTKYSMLFNAMAQLASVNAIVFSYFIPKSYIIIFQAKKNTSAYFQTSIQNYSQTISLT; encoded by the exons ATGCTTCTAAGAAGCAATTACActttccttttgtgctttacTAGTTGTTTCTTCAAAGTTTCTTGCTCATCATCTGAGTTCAGCTTGGGGGGAGATTACTTATTGGGTGGTCTTTTTGCTTTACATGAAGTGGATCATGCTATGCTCATGTCCACCCCAGGGGCCATTGAATGTTCCAG GCACATCATCTCAGTATTTGGATATCACATGTTCCAAGTTATGAGGTTTTCTGTTGAGGAGATTAATAACTCCACCACCCTCCTGCCTAATGTTTCTCTAGGCTATGAGATTTTTGACCATTGTACTGCAATGAAGAATTTCCCTGCAGTATTCAGTTTTATCTCACAGAATGGAtcaataaaacctaaaaaaatgcTGAAAGACCATCAGCCTAAAGTGATTGCTTTAACAGGTCCATTTGGAAGCACGAGAACTATGACGATTGCACCGTTGTTCACAATGGACCTTATACCAATG GTAAATTATGGAGCTTCCAGTTATGCGTTAAGTAATAAACTTCAGTATCCCTCTTTTATAAGAACAATCCCCAGCAACAAAGACCTGATACAGATGATTATTCACATCATAAAGTGGTTTGGATGGAACTGGGTTGCCTTTCTTGGTGGTCAAGACGATTACAGTGAAGATGGCCTGAGACAGTTTAACAAGTTTATCAGCAATACTGGCATTTGTTTGGCCTATCAAGAGATTCTTAGCCTAGGGGCAAACTACAGTCGACCACTTAAAAAGATTGATATGCTTAAAATCAATGTCATCGTGGTTTATTCAGTGCAACAATAtgcaaaaaacataattaaagctGCCATAGCAAGCAACATCCGAGACAAAGTTTGGATTGCAAGCCAAGCATGGTCGATGGACCAACAGCTTCCAAGAGAGCCAGGAATTGAGAAAATTGGTACAGTTATTGGCCTTACAGAGAAATTATTGGCATTGCCTGGATTTAATGATTTCATCTATAAAGCCAAAGGAACTACTAAAGTTCACAATACTGATAGCGATGAAGTCCAGAGTGATGCATGTAATCAAGCTTGTGAAAGCTGCTCATTACTGGCTGAAGAGGAAATTATAAATGAAAATCCCACATTCTCCTTTGGCATCTATGCTGCCATATATACCATAGCTCATGCATTACATAAAGTTCTGAAGTGCAACATGAATGGATGCCACAAAAACACAACGGTTAGGCCATACATG CTTCTGGGAGAAATGAAGAAAGTGGATTTTCCACTTAATGGTCGTCAGGTGAAATATGATGATAATGGTGATCCAACCGTAAATTACTCAGTTGTGCTCTGGCATACTAAAACAAATCCTCCACGGTTTGAGATGGTGGGCACATATGATACATATCCAGAAATTACCTTTACCATGAGCAGCTCTCTCATGCCCTGGCATAACAATGGATCT GTTCCTTTATCAAACTGCTCAGTTGAGTGTAAGGAGGGATTTTCGAAGGTACCGGAGGGATTGCATGAGTGCTGTTTTCAGTGTGAAAAATGCCCAAGAAACAGCTATGTGAATCATTCTC GGGACCCCTATACCTGTTTTCCATGTGCAGAGAGTGAATGGTCTGATGAGGGGAGCACAACATGCAAGATGCGTTTTGTTGTCTATCTTGAGTACACAGAAATCTCCTCCATCATGTTCATGCTTTCTGCCATATGTCTGATGACTCTCTTAGTTGCAATCTTTTGCCTTTTTGCCTACAATCATAATACACCAGTGGTGAAGTCTGCTGGTGGTAGCATGTGTTTTCTTATGTTGGCATGTTTGATTATGTCTAACAAAAGCTTGTTCTTCTTCTTTGGAAAACCCACATCTTCACATTGTATCTTGAGAAATTTCATATTTGCATTTTTCTTCACTGTCTGTCTCTCCTGTCTGACTGTCCGTGCCTTtcaaattgtttatgtcttcAAAATGGCTGCCAAGTTTCCTAACTTGTACAGCTTGTGGGTGAAGCACAATGGCCAGTggctcttcattttgttttcttctgttaTTGTTTTAATTGCTTGTTTGATATGGGCGACTGTCACACCTGCTAAACCCATCAGGgacacattttcttttaaagacCAGATTATGCTTGTCTGTGATAAGGGGAACACTTTAACCATACTTATGTTTGTAAGTTGGTTTCTTGGTGTCTTGTGTCTCGTATTTTCATACATGGCAAGAGACCTGCCAAAAAATTACAACGAGGCCAAATCAATAACTTTCAGTCTGGTTTTGTTTTATATGAGCTGGATTGCATACTTCACAGCATTTTCTACTCTTAAAACCAAATACAGCATGCTTTTTAATGCAATGGCCCAGCTAGCCAGTGTTAATGCAATTGTCTTCAGTTATTTCATACCAAAATCTTACATCATaatatttcaagcaaaaaagaacACTTCTGCATATTTTCAAACATCTATTCAGAATTACTCCCAAACCATTAGTTTGACTTAG